Proteins from one Hyperolius riggenbachi isolate aHypRig1 chromosome 4, aHypRig1.pri, whole genome shotgun sequence genomic window:
- the LOC137504287 gene encoding uncharacterized protein encodes MKPKSFLRRNWFWVAAFSFLGIHCGTYLIQKVAKNSAQETHSLKDNKNGNGAN; translated from the coding sequence ATGAAgccaaaatcatttttgaggaggaACTGGTTCTGGGTGGCAGCATTCTCTTTTCTGGGCATTCACTGTGGGACATACTTAATACAGAAGGTGGCCAAAAACTCCGCCCAGGAAACGCATTCACTGAAGGACAATAAAAATGGCAATGGAGCTAACTAG